In Mytilus galloprovincialis chromosome 1, xbMytGall1.hap1.1, whole genome shotgun sequence, the following are encoded in one genomic region:
- the LOC143070860 gene encoding uncharacterized protein LOC143070860: protein MILGKSFESSSILDKASPSLKYWRGHEGTHHDAKYQLESSTKKPGPSRKLSRYNEFLITLLKIRLALPSFLLGDIFGISESRVSQIFSTWINFMNTVFTPLLKWPNSKKVRKHLPKSFRTTFPKTTCIIDCTEIFIQKPTTPSAQARTYSTYKQHNTYKMLVSITPTGAFNFVSNLWCGNVSDRYITEHSGFLDNIKAGDEVMADRGFLIRDLLLERKATLNIPPFTKKCAQGKGRCLLSRDITKTKKIA from the exons ATGATTCTTGGCAAATCTTTTGAATCTTCTT cTATACTTGACAAGGCATCCCCATCATTGAAGTACTGGAGGGGACATGAAGGAACACATCATGATGCAAAATACCAGTTAGAGAGCTCAACAAAAAAACCTGGTCCTTCAAGAAAACTGTCTCGgtacaatgaatttttaattaCACTTTTGAAAATCAGGTTGGCTTTACCTTCATTTCTTTTGGGAGATATTTTTGGAATTTCAGAGTCAAGAGTTTCACAAATTTTTTCAACCTGGATCAATTTTATGAATACTGTTTTTACTCCTTTATTAAAGTGGCCAAATTCCAAAAAAGTCAGAAAACATCTTCCAAAATCTTTTAGAACAACTTTTCCTAAAACAACATGTATAATTGACTGTACCGAGATATTTATTCAGAAGCCGACAACACCATCAGCTCAAGCCCGTACATACAGCACATACAAGCAGCACAATACATACAAAATGCTTGTTTCTATTACTCCTACTGGAGCATTTAATTTCGTTTCGAATTTATGGTGTGGTAATGTATCGGACAGATACATCACAGAGCATTCAGGATTTCTTGATAATATCAAAGCAGGAGATGAAGTTATGGCAGATAGAGGATTCCTGATTCGCGACTTGTTACTGGAAAGGAAAGCAACTCTGAACATTCCTCCTTTCACCAAAAAATGTGCTCAAGGAAAAGGCAGATGTCTTTTGAGTAGAGATattacaaaaactaaaaaaattgctTAA